One window from the genome of Treponema sp. OMZ 838 encodes:
- a CDS encoding sugar ABC transporter permease, translating into MKKHSLSTILVLIILYTVLISTVLFVLYPVAFTVGAAFTKTNSLAATSISPIPKEPSVYQFKRLLTPADKIVEGTTDVRGTNYVKWYGNTLKIAVFNVLLTLAVCVTAAYIFSRFRFPLRKPLLASMIVLQMFPSFIGMVATYVLLWKINGLNTHWGLLLVYAAGSVPFNVWLMKGYFDTVPKSVEEAAHVDGAGSFTTYVKIVLPMVKPMIMFLALTSFTAPWMDFIFPRLILRSDDKKTLALGLFELINGRANDNFTMFAAGALLVAVPFTLLFMAGQKFLLKSLAAGAVKE; encoded by the coding sequence ATGAAAAAGCATTCTCTGAGTACCATACTGGTGCTGATTATCCTGTATACCGTCCTTATTTCGACGGTGCTCTTTGTCCTCTATCCCGTTGCCTTTACCGTCGGCGCGGCGTTTACCAAAACCAATTCGTTGGCGGCAACAAGCATTTCTCCTATTCCCAAGGAACCGTCGGTGTATCAGTTTAAACGGCTTTTAACACCTGCCGACAAAATCGTCGAAGGTACAACCGATGTACGTGGTACAAACTACGTTAAATGGTACGGAAATACCCTCAAAATTGCGGTGTTCAATGTTCTTTTGACCTTGGCTGTCTGTGTAACCGCCGCCTATATCTTTTCCCGGTTTAGGTTCCCGCTGCGGAAGCCGCTGCTCGCTTCTATGATTGTGCTGCAGATGTTCCCAAGCTTTATCGGAATGGTTGCAACGTATGTACTGCTATGGAAGATAAACGGCTTAAATACCCATTGGGGACTCCTTTTGGTATATGCGGCGGGCAGTGTGCCTTTTAACGTATGGCTGATGAAAGGCTATTTTGATACGGTGCCGAAAAGCGTTGAAGAAGCCGCCCATGTCGACGGTGCCGGTTCGTTTACCACATACGTGAAAATCGTACTGCCGATGGTAAAGCCGATGATTATGTTCCTTGCGCTTACCAGCTTTACCGCACCGTGGATGGACTTTATCTTCCCGCGCCTTATTTTGCGCAGCGATGATAAAAAGACCTTGGCACTCGGCCTTTTCGAGCTGATTAACGGCCGCGCAAACGATAACTTTACGATGTTTGCTGCAGGCGCGCTGCTCGTAGCAGTGCCCTTTACGCTGCTGTTTATGGCAGGACAGAAATTCCTATTAAAGTCCCTTGCCGCCGGAGCGGTAAAAGAGTAG